From the genome of Neomonachus schauinslandi chromosome 5, ASM220157v2, whole genome shotgun sequence, one region includes:
- the LOC123324831 gene encoding P antigen family member 3-like produces the protein MSGRVRSRSRSKQRKDDPRSNQHMGEQQPSDEQLKQKEAPPESQDILPDQGKEVEGGPVAQGRDLEADLQKLPQAKAGCITEDDPNVKAPSLPFLEPIKMPEAGEGLPQI, from the coding sequence ATGAGTGGCCGAGTCAGATCCAGATCCAGatccaaacaaagaaaagatgaTCCACGGTCTAACCAGCACATGGGTGAGCAGCAACCCAGTGATGAGCAACTGAAACAAAAGGAGGCACCACCTGAGAGTCAAGATATTCTACCTGATCAAGGGAAGGAAGTTGAAGGAGGACCTGTGGCTCAAGGACGGGACCTGGAAGCTGATCTCCAGAAGCTGCCTCAGGCAAAGGCTGGGTGTATAACTGAAGATGACCCTAATGTCAAGGCGCCAAGTCTACCCTTTTTAGAGCCCATTAAAATGCCAGAAGCAGGTGAAGGACTACCCCAGATTTAA